The following are from one region of the Alicyclobacillus fastidiosus genome:
- a CDS encoding class III extradiol ring-cleavage dioxygenase, translating to MMPSLFVAHGAPLLAIEDNEYTQFLTQLGRRLPRPKAVVVFSAHWVTGTQKVSEVNEYETVHDFGGFPDALYQIRYPARGDRQLARDIESLLTEGGIPFEVEADRGLDHGAWVVLRLLYPNADVPVVAMSVNPRVSPAEQYKIGQSLAQLRQRDILVIASGGTVHNLWAVNWQEDGIDDWALQFDQWLEHRLLQWDLTSLYRYDSVAPSANLAVPPHGNEHFVPIFYAMGAADDVRTARLLHRSYRYGNLSHSVWQFG from the coding sequence ATGATGCCTTCCTTATTCGTTGCCCATGGGGCTCCTCTTTTGGCGATCGAGGATAATGAATATACGCAATTCCTGACGCAATTAGGTCGGCGTCTACCTCGACCGAAGGCTGTTGTTGTGTTCTCTGCGCACTGGGTGACGGGTACACAGAAGGTTAGTGAGGTCAACGAATATGAAACGGTTCACGACTTTGGCGGATTTCCTGACGCTCTGTACCAGATTCGGTATCCCGCTAGAGGTGATCGACAACTTGCCAGGGATATTGAATCGTTATTGACCGAAGGTGGGATCCCGTTTGAGGTTGAAGCGGATCGGGGACTAGATCACGGGGCGTGGGTCGTCCTGCGGTTGCTTTATCCGAATGCAGATGTTCCTGTGGTCGCGATGTCCGTAAATCCTCGCGTTTCGCCTGCGGAGCAGTATAAGATAGGGCAATCTTTGGCTCAATTGAGGCAACGCGACATACTTGTGATTGCAAGCGGTGGTACCGTGCATAACTTATGGGCTGTGAACTGGCAGGAAGATGGGATCGACGACTGGGCGCTTCAGTTTGATCAGTGGTTAGAACATCGCTTACTGCAGTGGGACTTGACATCGCTGTACCGCTATGATTCGGTGGCGCCTAGCGCCAACCTTGCGGTTCCGCCGCATGGGAATGAACACTTTGTACCGATATTTTATGCCATGGGCGCGGCCGACGATGTCCGTACCGCCAGGTTGTTGCACCGAAGTTACCGGTACGGGAATTTGAGTCACAGCGTGTGGCAATTTGGTTGA
- a CDS encoding cation diffusion facilitator family transporter has translation MSDRNTPSFLAGWVNLASNVLLTALKIVVGVLFRSSVLFADGIHSAADVVASVATLGAMRVSIRPADEDHPYGHGKAEVIASGIVGVLLFLASVWILYHGVESLLAPVEKASILPFIAAAVSLVWKQILYLYTMRIGKKYRSKGLIATAYDHLSDVYSSLAAVIGIGIALIGRYTGHSNLGYADPICSIVVALFIWRITYSISRETIDGLMEKNVPQEKINMYEHQIKNVREVKRIDRIRARELGHYILVDVRVGVHGDMTIQQGHDISRVIKSAIMETDADVKEVLVHLNPWYKDERLSAGSANEIHE, from the coding sequence TTGTCTGATCGGAATACTCCATCATTTCTCGCTGGATGGGTGAATCTCGCGAGTAATGTCCTTCTCACGGCACTCAAGATTGTGGTCGGCGTATTGTTTAGGAGTTCGGTCTTGTTTGCAGATGGAATTCACAGTGCGGCCGATGTGGTGGCCTCGGTCGCTACCCTTGGAGCGATGAGAGTCTCCATTCGCCCAGCAGACGAAGACCACCCATACGGGCACGGTAAAGCAGAAGTGATCGCGTCCGGAATCGTCGGTGTCCTACTGTTCCTAGCTTCTGTGTGGATTTTGTATCACGGCGTGGAAAGTTTATTGGCCCCTGTTGAGAAGGCGAGTATTCTGCCGTTCATCGCAGCGGCAGTGTCCTTGGTTTGGAAGCAAATCCTCTATTTGTACACGATGCGCATCGGCAAGAAGTACAGAAGTAAAGGGCTGATCGCAACGGCCTACGATCACCTTTCCGACGTGTATTCATCCCTTGCAGCCGTCATCGGTATCGGTATTGCACTGATCGGCCGATACACTGGACACTCTAATCTTGGATATGCCGATCCGATTTGCAGTATTGTCGTGGCTCTCTTTATTTGGCGAATTACATACAGCATCAGTCGGGAGACGATTGATGGACTCATGGAGAAAAACGTGCCACAAGAGAAGATCAACATGTACGAGCACCAAATCAAGAATGTGCGAGAGGTCAAGCGGATCGACCGAATTCGCGCTCGAGAGCTGGGTCACTACATTTTAGTGGATGTCCGTGTTGGAGTTCATGGAGACATGACGATTCAACAAGGGCACGATATCAGTCGTGTGATCAAATCTGCCATTATGGAAACGGATGCCGATGTGAAAGAAGTACTCGTTCACTTGAATCCCTGGTATAAAGATGAGCGTTTGTCTGCAGGAAGCGCCAATGAGATTCACGAGTGA
- a CDS encoding FMN-dependent NADH-azoreductase has translation MATVLFITAHPHDHTKSFSMAAGKAFIEEYREQNPNDEVIHVDLYKENIPYIDSDVFNGWGKLQSGTAFDQLSDDEKAKVGRLGALADQFVAADKYVFVTPMWNFSYPPIMKAYIDSLCVVGKTFRYTEQGAVGLLTNKKALHIQARGGIYSEGPAAQMEMGHRHLAAIMQFFGVPSFEGLFIEGHNQFPDRAEKIKEDGIARARQLAKTF, from the coding sequence ATGGCGACAGTTCTTTTCATTACTGCACATCCACACGATCACACCAAATCTTTCAGCATGGCAGCAGGCAAGGCATTTATCGAAGAATATCGTGAACAGAATCCAAATGACGAAGTGATTCACGTCGACCTATACAAAGAAAACATCCCATACATCGACTCCGACGTGTTCAACGGTTGGGGAAAATTGCAATCCGGCACCGCGTTTGATCAATTGTCGGATGACGAAAAGGCAAAGGTTGGGCGTCTTGGTGCGTTGGCGGATCAATTCGTAGCCGCTGACAAATACGTATTTGTCACACCGATGTGGAACTTCTCCTACCCGCCAATCATGAAGGCGTACATTGATTCACTGTGTGTCGTTGGCAAGACCTTTAGGTACACCGAGCAGGGAGCGGTTGGCCTTCTGACCAACAAAAAAGCACTGCACATCCAAGCGCGCGGCGGCATTTATTCAGAAGGGCCGGCAGCACAAATGGAGATGGGCCATCGTCACCTGGCAGCCATCATGCAGTTCTTTGGCGTTCCATCCTTTGAAGGACTCTTTATCGAGGGGCACAACCAGTTCCCAGACCGTGCCGAAAAAATTAAAGAAGACGGCATTGCTCGCGCACGCCAACTAGCTAAAACGTTCTAA
- a CDS encoding MFS transporter has translation MQYIEKKDQDYRKVLVCMLLGSIVTFAVLYAPQPLIAVFSTQYNISPATASASISFPTIALAVSLLFVPLLSRRIGRKRMMVISLFATSVLAMLSAFSHGFVVFLVIRLLEGISVSGFPAIAIAYLNEEISPISIGGTMGAYVAGTAVGGFVGRVAIGPLTDWFTWQIAFFVLGAICFLCSAWFAYSLPRSRNFQSAKMPLVQSIKAIGTGLSNKRLLSLYCIGFLVMGAYIMLFNYIGYPLTETPYHLSQTELGLLFVVNLVGTWSSTMFGKLADRHTRQKLLSLACAICVLGALLTLAPNLWMKILGIAVFAFGFFAAHTTASGWVGVASPAERKATASSLYLLFYYVGSSVIGWSGGFIWVSFHWFGIVVAICLFLLMCYALSFVSSQKNSGLHAQG, from the coding sequence ATGCAATACATCGAAAAGAAAGATCAGGACTACCGCAAAGTATTAGTTTGCATGTTGCTTGGGAGCATTGTGACGTTCGCTGTATTGTACGCGCCGCAGCCATTGATCGCCGTGTTTTCGACGCAGTACAATATTTCACCAGCGACCGCAAGCGCCTCTATCTCGTTCCCCACGATCGCCCTCGCCGTCAGTTTATTGTTCGTCCCTCTGTTATCAAGGCGAATCGGTCGAAAACGAATGATGGTTATATCTCTGTTCGCGACTTCCGTGCTTGCCATGCTATCCGCATTTAGCCACGGCTTTGTCGTTTTTCTCGTCATTCGCCTACTAGAAGGGATTAGTGTTTCTGGGTTTCCCGCCATAGCCATTGCATATTTGAACGAGGAAATCTCTCCAATAAGTATTGGCGGGACGATGGGGGCCTATGTGGCCGGAACGGCTGTTGGCGGCTTTGTGGGGCGCGTCGCAATCGGTCCACTGACAGACTGGTTTACCTGGCAGATCGCCTTCTTTGTATTGGGGGCTATTTGTTTTCTATGTAGTGCGTGGTTTGCGTATTCTCTCCCGCGCTCACGCAACTTCCAATCGGCAAAAATGCCTCTTGTCCAATCGATCAAGGCAATAGGAACCGGACTCAGCAACAAACGACTGCTCTCCTTATACTGTATAGGGTTCCTGGTGATGGGGGCGTACATCATGCTGTTCAACTATATCGGCTACCCTTTAACCGAAACGCCATACCACTTAAGTCAAACTGAGCTGGGACTCTTGTTTGTAGTCAATTTAGTTGGCACATGGAGTTCGACGATGTTCGGTAAACTTGCGGATCGTCATACTCGTCAAAAATTGCTGTCGTTAGCATGTGCCATTTGTGTGCTCGGAGCGTTACTTACGCTCGCCCCTAACCTGTGGATGAAAATCCTTGGCATCGCTGTGTTTGCGTTTGGATTCTTTGCCGCGCACACAACAGCAAGTGGCTGGGTGGGAGTCGCGTCTCCCGCAGAGCGAAAGGCCACAGCATCTTCACTGTACCTGCTGTTCTATTACGTGGGCTCAAGTGTGATCGGCTGGTCGGGTGGATTCATCTGGGTGAGCTTTCACTGGTTCGGTATCGTTGTCGCAATTTGCCTCTTCCTTCTCATGTGCTACGCGTTGTCCTTCGTCTCATCACAGAAGAACAGCGGTCTTCATGCCCAAGGGTAA